Genomic DNA from Lactuca sativa cultivar Salinas chromosome 8, Lsat_Salinas_v11, whole genome shotgun sequence:
AGATTCTTATcagatctactttctctctcttcaagttTTAATGGATCTTTTATTCTGTAACTCCATTTTAGAACTTGGATTAAAGGTCACTAAACCAATCTATAGTGTAAACAAATCGACTTTGTTtcatgttcttggtgattttacgTTGAGGAATGTTATTGAGTTATATAATTCTTTTGTTGATAAGAAAATAAATGAATACTCACGGGTTAATGAACGTGAATTGCAAAAGAATGAGAGAATAGTAGAACAATTTCGTATTATCTATGAACATTTAGATCGAGAAAATAAACAGATGGTGAAGATGAAAAGggctgaaaaagaaaaagaagaagttcATGTTGTTCTTCAAGTTTCTGAAGAAAAAGTGACTCCAAATGTTCTTGTTAAGGTGGGGAGTCAAGTGTTTCAGCTTTTTCAGAAGCTTCACAATCCGAATCTAGTTGTTCTGAAGATGAATCTTAAAGAAAATCTTTAGAAATCGTCAAAGTAAAGAAATTATGTTCTATTGGAACTCAAACAAATGATTCCTTATGTTTAGAAGATGTTTTAGAAGGAATGACTCCTTACAAAAAGGCAATAATTCAAGATGTTCAGATTTATCAAACTCCTAAGGATTGTGTTCATAGGTCTTCTAATGTTCAGATTTAGAATAGTGAAAATGTTGTCCAGATCCAAAATTCGATTCTGAAGCATAGAAACAAGAAAAGAAATAAGAGGAAGAAGAACAAAAGTAAAATGAAGAAGGTTTGGATGCCCAAGGTACAAGTAACCAATGCTTGTGAAAAAGTTGAGAAAGTTAAAGTCAAGCATGTTCAAAGAAATCTTAATtctcattttttttcaaataaaaatgtTAGAAGTTGGAAGGAaaggaaaagagaatttcgtTGGTTCAATGAAATTTATGGAAATTTTTGTTTTTCAACTAAAAGGCGGATATTATTTTTAGAAGCTGATAGATTCTCTTCAAATAAGTGGGTGTGCAAGAAACCAACTTTATAGTTGAGTCTTAAATGGGTATTAAAAGTCTCATAAAAAGTTTTGACCTTTATAAAAAAAAAGGGACAAAAGCTGGTGAAAAATTAGTCAAAAAGGAGAAATTTTATTGAAGAAATCAATTTTCATTGACTTTTAATTGTTGGAAATGACAAAAGGTGAAAAGGCTGAAAAGATGGGGTGAAAAAGGACATTTTCTGCAAAAAGAAGGCTGCTATCTGACATATTTCAGCAAAAGTGGTACAAGCTGTCTGTTTGCTGTATTCAGAAGGGTCAGATTCGTATCTATTGACAAATGGGGGTTGAATTCGCATTTAAAGGCAAATATGTGTCACTTTGGGAACTATGGGTAGAAACTGCAACTTCATTAAAGTACAAAGGGTTCATAATGGAACTTTGGTCAAGTTACATCCAATTGGTTCTTGTAAATCGTGGTCCACGAATCACAATCACATTCGTAGTTTAACACTTTGTTCCCGAGTTCCACTTAAGGAGAGAAACGGAGAGAAATCGAGGGAAGGTGAGGGAAATCGAAGGAAACTCGTGTTCCCGAGTTTAATTGATCGAAGGAAAGTGAAGGAAAGGGACGGATTTTGGAGATTGATTTTCCTTCCAAATTTTCCTCCTAAATTGGGCGGAAACGGGAAGAAAATTGGAAGCGCATCCTGCCTTATCTTCTTATGGACCATTATACCCTCAACCCTATTTATAAAATATCACATAGCCGCACGTCCCATACACAATCGTCTTGCTCAAGTTCGCCCCATACTCTGATCAGGTACGTTTCTTCTTCATCCTCCCTGTACAgtctttttcttcttcatcttctactTGCATGACCTTCCCATTGTGCAAATGATGCAAACATGCTGATCAGTTAATGTTATTTTAATACAAATAAGTTGGATTCAGTATTATGCTTTAATGTATGTTAATGCTATGTTTAATACATCTTCTGCACAATGATAATCAGTTTCATATCATCACATGTATGCGTTATGACCCAATTAcctaaataaaaaacaaaactgTTGTATTAAAAAGAATGCCAGATCCTATTTCACGATTGTGTTAGTAATCATATATAGATTTGTACACAAGTACATGTCAAATTTTAATTATGAAActccaaaataaaagaaaatatctaAAGAAAAACTATGCTGCTATAATGGAGACATAAAATCTAAATATCAGCATCATATAAAGCTGAAATGGACCACATATATAGTTTATAAGCTAGCAGGACACGACCGATACTTAAAATTGAAGAACGTGAAAATcattgaaattaataaattttcaaAGTTGGAGTGAATTGGATTATGCAATTATATTTATATGAACAATATGCATAATATTTTTAGGATTTGATGTTGATGAAATTGAAAGTCACTGGTTACGAGTTAATGTACCATTTAATGCATGTGAATGTTTGTGTTTGGACGTTTTTTTGCATTAATTGATTTATAGTCTTTTTCATTGATGTTATGTTTAATACTCATCCTTTGTTTATGTGTAAACACCATTATATGTTTACAGCGAGTTCCTAGAGACTCTctaatttttgcaatttttttacttttttttcttgCAATTCTTGCAATTAACCAATTACTATTCACTGTAGAGTATAATAACTTTGGCCCAATGTTGATTGCCTCACAATTAATGagatttttcttctttttcttgattaaaTGAATCTTTAGTATTAGGAAAGTGCCATGACCAGTCAAGACGATGATGGGGAAAAAAGACGAAGGATAATGGTTACTGTGATGTTCATGGCCATTATAATACAACGTAGACTTTCGAAAAAAAATAACCATAATTTACTTAGTAAGGAAGAACTATTAAAGCGTCAACTTGAACGAGAAAGACTATTACACAAACTTATTAAAGGTGGGAAATGTCGTGAGCTCATTTGTGTGAGTGAACAAGCTTTTAGAAAGTTGTGTACTATCTTACAACGGGATGGTGGACTGCGACCTACGCAACGCATGTCTGTTGAAGAACATGTTGCAAGGTTTCTACACATCGTAGGTAACGATATGAGAAATACAATGGTCTCCTTCATTTATGGGCGTGCTAAATCTACAACAAGTAGGTGCTTCCATAGAGTTCTTCGCGCGGTTGTAGCACTAGAAAGTTACTACATTCAACAACCTAAAGGTGATGTGGTCCCGAAAGAAATTCAAGAGAAAAAGAGATTTTATCCCTACTTCAAGAATTGTGTAGGGGCAATTGACGAGACACATGTTCGTGTAAAAGTACCCAATAGAGATGCTCCTAGATATCGTGGTCGCAAGGGTTACCCTACCATAAATGTCTTAGCCGCATGTTCATTTGATTTGAAGTTTACGTACGTTTTAACTGGGTGGGAGGGCACTGCCTCAGACTCAAGGATAGTGAAAGATGCACTTAAAAGAGACGATAAGCTACTAATTCCTAGGGGTAATTTTTGTTAACTAATTTAATTTTGTGTGTAGTCTTTTATTAGAAAACTAATTACGTGTTATTTATAGGCCGATATTGTTTGGTAGACGCTGGTTTGCCTCATATCATTGAACTAATGACACCATATAGAGGTGTCAGGTATCATTCGAAAGAGTATTCTGATCACCCCCAGTTAATGCAAAAGAGTTGTTCAATCTTAGACATGCTTCTTTACGTAACGCAATAGAACGGTCGTTTGGTGTTTTAAAAAGAAGGTTCCCAATCGTTAGAAGTTCACAAGAACCTTTTTACTCTTGCGACACACAATCGGCCATTTTTGTGGCATGTTGTATCTTACACAATTTTTTACTAGACGAGGATCGTGATAAAAAACTTGAACATGAAGTCTTACAAGAGGTGTTGGATGAACAACCACAACAAGTGAGACATGATGTTAATAACGGACGTGTGCGTAGTGATGGGGCTGAGGAATTGAGGAACGCTATTACAACTCAAATGTGGAATGATTACTTGTTGAAACGAAACAATGAAATAGATATGTCTAATTAGTTTTATAGTAGATCAACGATTTATCAGTTTTATTTCATTCTGTTAATTTAGTTTAATTTTGTAGTGACATTTGCAATTTTTTTGATGGTGTTATTTAAATTATGAGCCCtttcttttttataaatatttgtaCAATTTTTAATAATGTATTTCTGGTTATGTTATCTTTGTATGTACATAGCAATCATGAACAAAAGGGCAGCGGATGGAAGTGTTGTGAAAAAAGAAAATTTGACATGGACAGATAATATGGATAATGCTCTAGTTGAAGCTCTTGTAAAGGAAGATGATATAGGTAATTGGGTGAATGGTACATTCACTTCTCAAGCATATGCGAACATGATTGCAGGGTTGAGTAAAGAGTTTAACAAGTCTATTACAAAAGATCAACTTAAAAACAGAATGAAAACTTTAAAAGGTAATTTTAGTAAATGGTATGATATGTATCGGGGTACTTCGTTGAGTGGGTTCTCATGGAATTCTCAAACAAAACACATTGAAGCAGAGGATGAAGTATGGGAGCAATTAATTAAAGTATGTGTTGGTTTTACGTTTGATTCATTGTTTTATATAACTTTTTTACCATTAACTTTACTAattaattttttagtttttttataaacAGGCGAACCCTAAAGCAGCTGCATTCAGGACCAAAAAGATTTCAAATTACAATCAGTTGGAGATGTTATTTTCAGATGATAGAGCATCGGGATCAAAAGCGGAAACAGCAAAAGAAAAAACGCCCGGTTAAGCAAATCCAAagaaattaaaatagaaaaaattgcTGATGTGGAAAAACTAATAGCAAATAAGGAGGTAAGTTTGGAAAACGTACACAAAGATGATGATGAGGACATTGAAATAGTGTCAGTAACAGATGTTTCACCTGATGGGAGTTCAAAAGCAAAGAAGCTGAAGAGTAAAAAAAGAAAACTAGAAAGCAAACTTCAAGATGAAGACGAAGTAGTAGCTGAAACTGAACCTGAACCTCAACCTCAACCAGAATCTTTTGAACACAATATTGTGCAAACATTTAAAGAAATCGTTGATGTTATGAGGGAAGGGAACAAATCTCGTGACTATACAGGTGAGGAAATCGAGAAAGAGTTAGAGTTGATGGGTATGGATGACGATGAATTTGCGGATGCTTTCATATATTTATCGCGTAATCAAGCCGATGCTAGGACAATTTTTAGTTTTTCAATGAGGATGAGGAAAATCTTTTTAAGAAAGATGATGAGTGAAGCTAAAAATTGAATGATATCTTTAGGTTTTATGggatttgttttttgttttttttacagTAGGTTGCATTGGACTTCATTTGTAAGAGGGGGAATTTTGATTATCTGGGTTTCCATTGTTGAATTGAGTTTATTTCATTAGTTGATAGTTTGATTAAATGTTTTTgattgattttgatttcaattGTAGTTTATTCATATTGTTTACATGTTATTAACATAATGTGTAAATAGGGGTATAATTGTAATCTTTTAATTTTCTTCTCTTTTCCCTCCTAACTCGGGAACACATAAACTAAAAATTTTACTTTCATTTCCTTCAAACTCGGGAACACGGATTAAATAAAATTTTCCTTCCCCTCCCTTTCCTTCCGTTAATATTTCCCTCCCTTTCCTTTaatgaatttacaaaaaaaactCGGGAACAAGGTGTAATATTCAAGAACAACTAAAGACGAACTCAAAATCACGGAACAAACCTATCAACCAAAAGCGAAAGTCACAAGAAACCAGATGCGAGAGTCCAAACTACGAACGTTCGCAGGCATTCGCACAACAACATTTTCGCAGGTATAGGTTCGCATTTAAGGACTCGCAATCGGGTCAACGGAGGTTCGCATTTAGAAGTCAAAATCAGATTTGCATGTATATCACCAATTGGATTTTGACGATCGTCTACGAATCGCTGCGAACGTTCGCAGGCATTCGTAGTCCTTGAAATCGATCGACTTTCGTGTTCATGGCACATTGATTCGCGGTTCCAAATCAATATTTCAGTGTTTCGCTTCTTCAGGCTCACGTTCCCATCACAGTTACATCCTCCATTCGCAACGAACCTGAGACTCGCATTTGGTTCACGATCGATTGATTCAACCTCTCGCAGTCACTGTTATGCAAATGAAATAAGGATGATTTATGCGTTTGTTCATGGTGGTCAACGTGAAAGTCAAAATTGAAACTGTGATGCAGCGAACCTGTGTTCGGATTTATTTTCCTGGGGATTCGCTTTGGGCGTATAATCGATCGGAGTCTGGAACCTTTGGATTCACTGATTCGCAGCGAACCTGAGATTCGCTTTTGGTCCATTGTTTCGGACGTCTCTATGTTGAAATCGATTTGGTAGTTCTGTAATCGGAATTTACAAACAGAATCGGATTCGCtttgtaactcttttgtcggcacTCTTCTGTATCGAAATCAAATTCAACATTCTCAAAATCAAAAGCGAATCGGGATTGAACATATTGCTTGGAATCGAAATGGTAGTGTTCATAATTGCTTGGACcgattaaagtcaaaatttgggAACCAAGTTCGTGATCACATTATTCATTTGCGTGGATTTGCGCACAACTCAATTAGAATCTGTAGGTTTCGACATGGATCATAAAAATCGAATTCGGAGTTGCACAACACAGTCAAGATGGAAACTGGAATTACTAGACATCAATTTTGTCATTTTCAGAAACAGGATCGGAGGATTGTAAATGGATATTTAATTTTGACTTTCAAAGTCATAAGATGCGTCGCTGTTCGTCTAAAAGAAGAAGATGACACATTTTACATTCTTGGTCCCTACAACTTCAGCGTTTTAACAATTCCAGTCATCAAATGTTTACAGATTTTTCAGTTTCTACCCCTCCTAGGAAGATGCCACTTATTTCAGCACTACATTGAACAAAATGGGTTATATTTTCAATATTTGCCCCCCTGACTTTCAGCACTTCACAAAATTTACCCAAGATTCTTAATTCTttcaatatttttggaattttaccACTTTTACCATTTCTTGCCAAAACATTTTCACTTCCTATTCTTTTCTTTGGTCTAATTCATTTTTAACCCTTCTAAATAATTGCTTCTTATCCTATTATTTTGTCTAaatttaaaaatcgaaaaatacaaaattaatttttgttatttttccggtTTTAATTTTTGAAGATTGAGTTTATTCCAAAGAGATTTATTTCATCTTATTTGACGGGTTTTGAAGATTGCTGGTGATTCTTCTTAACTTTCTGGATTCTTTCGAtggtatttgttgaagattcaaggggGAGTGATCATTATTCAAGGGGGAGTTCATATTTgaaagattattattattatttgtctcgctttgaagaccccatgtactgatgagtctcacaatttagggggagaaatgccaagaagatcggaaatcgtgatcttcatcagtttcaacatctagggggagattgttgagtatttgagatattgaaactgatatggcatgtttggttatttagggaagcctttttagggttaatcattttatgattccctacaatgcctttacagtagaagttcttaatcgagctcttctaaggcattgaTTTTATATTAGGCATagattttatatttatggtatatatttattgttccctataaataatcattaggtttactTTTGGTGTAAGCTTTTTGACCAGATTAAGGTTTTTTTTCTCTGTACGTTCATCTCATAATCAATACAAGAAAAACCTTTATCAGATTTCTTGCATATtgtggtgattgattcttgatatTCCATATTTGCCATCTCGGATTTATTACCAACAGTCTTCatacaattaaaatttaaaatacttttCATTTCATTACGGATCACTACCATCAAACTCTAATTGATATAGTTTGGGGGTCACTACACTATTTTGTTAAGTACGATACATAGAACAAAACATTATACgcaaactataatatgtatagtttgggGAACACTACTCTAATACATCGCTACAAGGATACACtacaaaataattattttcatttCGTGTACATTATTTCAAGAGTATAAACATATATTCAAATACAAAATAACACTGCAATGCTaccacactacacgtaaactagttaatacagagttgtgaggcactacttcactaGTATCCTTTAGGGTACGAAACTAAATCCTATATAGTATAAgaagagtctcctggaaggagagcgtgaaatttcagtatagatctatataggactGACAATtgcacacctgaactgctagctacagttaggccgacAGGCCCGGGGagacaaatgtcataactttcggacgcctgaagaatgtattagaggtcactaggtcatatcaagcatggttatatgaaactcacaacaGTATAACTAAAACATTTGTTTACGGGATTACTCTACTttaatggttttattttaattaataaaactagaGTACACTACATAAAATACAACTGGTAGTAACCAGGCATTCATACATGGTTTTCATGCAAACACTATTATGGTACCCTACTTTACACTACAACTGGTTAATACCAGGTATTTATACTAAGGTTTTTATACAAACACTATTATAGTACACTACTTTCACTACAACTGGTGGTATCCAGGTATACATACAAAGGCTTTCATATAATTACAAATACAATACACCGTTTTCTGACAATGAGTACACTAATAATGTATACAAATACAAGAAACATACATGACTACATTACATTCACTATAGAAAATAATTGATTTTCTTAAGAAATACACTAGTAATTTCAAAGTACAAAGACAAGTTTTCCAGCAcaaaaaacacttatgaactcaccaacttaaatgttgatacactttcaaaatcacttgtatttatCTGAGATACAATCAACATGTGCTTAGGAGTAATAgcggtgttgcaacaagtctaaaacgtACCAAACTCTACACAAAGGGAACAATAAAAACAAACATAcagttaaaatactatatgagtattttgtaGCACTATGGTACTAGAGCCAAATACATGAAAACAAAGAACCTTTGCTGATGAACCTATAATTACTAAgtgaatatatgtatgttatatataAGAAAATTTTTAACAGCCCTAGAATTTAACTTTACATCCTATTCCTTGTtaagttgtggacttagagtaggatcacttaatCAAAGGTCGATttagttttaattatatataatttgtgtacgCTATGTAATTATAGGGGGATCAGGCATAAATCACATGATacaaattcattccaagtgttgctattAATTTCAAAGAGATTGTTTACTTGTATTAGTAGAATTCCACTATAAATTGCTTGATAGAACACTATAACTGTCAAGATAAGATGTACCCTGTACAATATTACCTGACTCATGACCACTATAGAGGACTTATCATCATTTCCTCTTGAATACTTTTAGAAAAAGATGCCTCCGAAGAAGTCTAATAGGAAGAAAACCAGCCCTCCAACAAATTCACACCCACCACCTCCTCAGTATAACCCCACTGTTTTCCAAGCAACAATGACAACCGTCGTGGCTGCCGCTTTGTCGTAATTCCACGCAAGTTGTACCAGCGGGGCGGGTAGTGGCGCCTACCCTTTCAACCAAGGTGATAGTCATGGACACCCAAGGGAGTGTACatataaggacttcacgaacgcgaAACCCAAGTCCTTTGATGGCACCAGAGGTGTCATTGCTTTAACACGCTGGTTCGAGAAAatcaaatcaatctttgaaatccGTGCATGCCCTAAGACAAGCAAGGTGAAGTTTGAAGCATGCACTTTCTCAGATAGAGCCCTCGCTTGGTGGAACAGCCAAGTCAAGTTCCTAACTCTTCCGGTAGCCAATGCTATGAGTTGGGACGATTTGAAAGAGTTAATGTTGGCCAAATACTTCCCGAGGGGCGAAATGAAAAAGCTAGAGCAAGAGCTCTGGAACCTgtagatgaagggttccgatatcgctaCATACACTGCTAGGTTCACTGACATGGCTCTACTTTGTCCCgagatggtcaccccggaaagcaagaaggtggagaggtacatttggggattaACTCCCCAAACTCAAGGGAATGTTCTAGCTGTCAAACCACTTTtctttgacagtgccaagtgtGTGGCACAGACACTGATAGACCACGGAGATAGCCAAGACTCCGTAATAGTCACTCCGGAACAACCCAAGGAGGATGGCAGCAAGAAAAAGTTCTGGAACAAACGCAAGGGCCAATCCTCGTAGGagccttccaagaaacaacaaacggtgGCAGCTCATGCTGCTACCACTCCTGCTACTGTTCCCGCTACTCTAGCCCCAACCAGTCGATATGTTGGGAACatcccgaagtgcaacaaatgcaatttccatcatcatgggcCGTGTCAGGAATTACAGTGCACTAGCCGTAATAGAAAAgtgcacacaacccgtttctacAAGACACCAACGCAACCAACCAACCAGACCCTCAGAGTCGGGATAGGCCAAGCCTGTTGTAGGTGCGGTGAAACCGAACACTACAAGAGAAATTTCCCTAAGGCAAGAGATGATGGCAACACAGGGAGAGTGCTAGCCATGGGCCAAGAGGAGGTGGTAGCAGATCCCATCGTAGTCATGGGTACActcctcctcgacaactcttatgcatgtatTCTCTTTGatagtggtgcggagaggagtttcgtcagtcataaattcaaacacttacttaaacgcAAACCCCAACCATTAAGCGAAACATTCactgtcgagatggctaacggaaagaaagagagcactGACTACATGttcataggttgtactctcactcTAAATGACTATTCCTTTTCAATCGATCTTATGCCGGTTTCCATAAAAAGCTTTGATGTCCTCATCAGAATAGATTGGCTAAGTCctaatcgtgctgatatcctttgctaTGA
This window encodes:
- the LOC111900142 gene encoding uncharacterized protein At2g29880-like; protein product: MNKRAADGSVVKKENLTWTDNMDNALVEALVKEDDIGNWVNGTFTSQAYANMIAGLSKEFNKSITKDQLKNRMKTLKGNFSKWYDMYRGTSLSGFSWNSQTKHIEAEDEVWEQLIKANPKAAAFRTKKISNYNQLEMLFSDDRASGSKAETAKEKTPANKEVSLENVHKDDDEDIEIVSVTDVSPDGSSKAKKLKSKKRKLESKLQDEDEVVAETEPEPQPQPESFEHNIVQTFKEIVDVMREGNKSRDYTGEEIEKELELMGMDDDEFADAFIYLSRNQADARTIFSFSMRMRKIFLRKMMSEAKN